The following proteins are co-located in the Mus caroli chromosome 7, CAROLI_EIJ_v1.1, whole genome shotgun sequence genome:
- the Dchs1 gene encoding protocadherin-16, which translates to MQKELSVALSCPGMKSLRTLLPLLVLLGATVPGSWGQAGSLDLQIDEEQPAGTLIGDISAGLPPGTAPPPMYFISAQEGSGVGTDLAIDEHSGVVRTARVLDRERRDRYRFTAVTPDGATVEVTVRVADINDHAPAFPQARATLQIPEHTALGTRYPLEPARDADAGRLGTQGYALSGDGAGETFRLETRPGPGGAPVPELVIAGELDRENRSHYMLQLEAYDGGSPPRRAQALLDVTLLDINDHAPAFNQSRYHAVVSESLAPGSPVLQVFASDADAGANGAVTYEINRRQSEGDGPFSIDAHTGFLRLERPLDFEQRRVHELVVQARDGGAHPELGSAFVTVHVRDANDNQPSMTVIFLSADGSPRVSEAAPPGQLVARISVSDPDDGDFAHVNVSLEGGEGHFALSTQDSVIYLVCVARRLDREERDVYNLRVTATDSGSPPLRAEAAFVLHVTDVNDNAPAFDHQLYRPEPLPEVALPGSFVVRVTARDPDQGTNGQVTYSLAPGTHTHWFSIDPTSGIITTAATLDYELEPQPQLIVVATDGGLPPLVSSATVSVALQDVNDNEPQFQRTFYNASLPEGTQPGTCFLQVTATDADSGPFGLLSYSLGAGLGASGPPPFRIDAHSGDVCTTRTLDRDQGPSSFDFTVTAIDGGGLKSMVYVKVFVADENDNPPQFYPREYAASLSAQSTPGTAVLRVHAHDPDQGPHGRLSYHILAGNSPPLFALDAHSGLLTVAWPLGRRANSVVQLEIGAQDGGGLQAEPIARVNISIVPGTPTPPIFEQLQYVFSVPEDVAPGTSVGIVQAHNPPGRLGPVTLTLSGGDPRGLFSLDSPSGLLKTLRPLDRELLGPVLELEVRAGSGTPPVFALARIRVLLDDVNDNSPAFPAPEDTVLLPQNTAPGTPVYTLRALDPDSGANSRITFNLLAGGDGLFTVDPTTGHVRLMGPLGTPGGPAHELEVEARDGGSPPRTSHFRLRVVIQDLGIHGLAPRFDSPTYRVDLPSGTTTGTQILQVQAQAPDGSPVTYHLAADGASNPFGLESQSGWLWVRTALDRESQELYTLKVMAVSGSKAELGQQTGTATVRVIILNQNDHSPRLSEEPTFLAVAENQPPGTSVGRVFATDRDSGPNGRLTYSLQQLSEDSKAFRIHPQTGEVTTLQTLDREQQSSFQLLVQVQDGGSPPRSATGTVHVAVLDLNDNSPTFLQASGAAGGGLPIQVPDRVPPGTLVTTLQAKDPDEGENGTILYTLTGPGSELFSLHPHTGELHTAASLVRAERPHYVLTLSAHDQGSPPRSASLQLLVQVLPSTRMVESPDLIEADSAATVPVVLTVTAAEGLRPGSLLGSVAPQEPASVGVLTYTLVGGADPEGTFALDSTSGRLYLARPLDFEAGPAWRALTVRAEGPGGAGARLLRVQVRVQDENEHAPTFARDPLALALPENPDPGATLYTFRASDADGPGPNSEVRYRLLRQEPPVPALRLDARTGALSAPRGLDRETTPALLLLVEATDRPANASRRRAARVSARVFVTDENDNAPVFASPSRVRLPEDQPPGPAALHVVARDPDLGEAARVSYRLAAGGDGHFRLHATTGALSVVRPLDREQRDEHVLTVVALDHGSPPRSSTQLLTVSVVDVNDEAPAFPQQEYNVILRENSPAGTSLLTLKATDPDLGANGQVTYGGVSGESFSLDPNTGVLTTLRALDREEQEEIYLTVYARDRGLPPLLTHITVRVTVEDENDHTPTFGNTHLSLEVPEGQDPQTLTTLRASDPDGGLNGQLQYRILDGDPSGAFALDLTSGEFGTMRPLDREVEPAFQLQIEARDGGQPALSATLLVTVTVLDANDHAPVFPVPSYSVEVPEDAPVGTLLLQLQAHDPDDGDNGRVMYYLGAGTAGAFLLEPTSGELSTATALDREHCASYAFSVTAVDGAAAGPLSTTVPITITVRDVNDHAPAFPTSPLRLRLPRPGPSLNKPTLALATLRAEDRDAGANASILYRLAGTPPPGTTVDSYTGEIRVARSPVALGPRDRVLFIVATDLGRPARSATGVVIVGIQGEPERGPRFPRASNEAVLRENAPPGTPVISPKAVHSGGSNGPITYSILSGNERGIFSIQPSTGAITVRSAEGLDFETSPRLRLVLQAESGGAFAFSVLTLTLQDANDNAPRFLRPHYVAFLPESRPLEGPLLQVEADDLDQGSGGQISYSLAASQPARGLFHVDPATGTITTTAILDREIWAETRLVLMATDRGSPALVGSATLTVMVIDTNDNRPTIPQPWELRVSEDALLGSEIAQVTGNDVDSGPVLWYVLSPSGPQDPFSIGRYGGRVSLTGPLDFEQCDHYHLQLLAHDGPHEGHANLTVLVEDVNDNVPTFSQSLYQVMMLEHTPPGSAILSVSATDRDSGANGHISYHLASPAEGFRVDPNNGTLFTTVGAMALGHEGPGVVDVVLEARDHGAPGRTAQATVHVQLKDQNDHAPSFTLPHYRVAVSEDLPPGSTLLTLEATDADGSRIHATVDYSIISGNRGRVFQLEPRLAEVGDGVGPGPQALGCLVLLEPLDFESLTQYNLTVAAADRGQPPRSSAVPVTVTVLDVNDNPPVFNRASYRVTVPEDMPVGAELLHVEASDADPGPHGLVHFTLSSGDPLGLFELDENSGALRLSRPLDCEIQAQHQLVVQAADPAGTHFALVPVTVEVQDVNDHGPAFPLSLLSTSLAENQPPGTLVTTLHAIDGDAGTFGRLRYSLLEAVPGPEGREAFSLNSSTGELRARVPFDYEHTGSFRLLVGAADAGNLSASVTVSVLITGEDEYDPVFLAPSFHFQVPEGAQRGHSLGHVQATDEDGGADGLVLYSLATSSPYFGINQTTGALYLRVDSRAPGSGTTTSGGGGRTRREAPRELRLEVVARGPLPGSRSATVPVTVDITHTALGLAPDLNLLLVGAVAASLGVVVVLALAALVLGLVRARSRKAEAAPGPMSQTAPIASSSLQKLGREPPSPPPSEHLYHQTLPSYGGPGAGGPYPRGGSLDPSHSSGRGSAEAAEDDEIRMINEFPRVASVASSLAARGPDSGIQQDADGLSDTSCEPPAPDTWYKGRKAGLLLPGAGATLYREEGPPATATAFLGGCGLSPAPAGDYGFPADGKPCVAGALTAIVAGEEELRGSYNWDYLLSWCPQFQPLASVFTEIARLKDEARPCPPAPRIDPPPLITAVAHPGAKSVPPKPASTAVARAIFPPASHRSPISHEGSLSSAAMSPSFSPSLSPLAARSPVVSPFGVAQGPSASALSTESGLEPPDDTELRI; encoded by the exons atgcagaaggagctgagtgtcgcactttcctgtcctggcatgaAGAGCCTCAGGACTCTGTTACCATTGCTGGTGCTGTTGGGGGCTACAGTGCCAGGAAGCTGGGGTCAGGCTGGGAGCCTGGACCTACAGATCGACGAGGAACAACCAGCAGGCACGCTGATTGGAGACATCAGTGCAGGGCTTCCACCAGGCACAGCGCCTCCTCCCATGTACTTCATCTCTGCCCAGGAAGGCAGTGGCGTAGGCACAGACCTCGCTATTGATGAGCACAGTGGAGTGGTCCGTACAGCTCGGGTCCTAGACCGTGAGAGGAGAGACCGTTACCGCTTCACTGCAGTCACTCCTGACGGGGCCACCGTGGAAGTTACAGTGAGAGTAGCTGATATCAATGACCACGCACCAGCTTTCCCTCAGGCTCGGGCAACCCTGCAGATACCTGAGCATACAGCTCTTGGTACACGCTACCCACTGGAGCCTGCTCGTGATGCAGACGCCGGCCGCCTAGGAACCCAAGGGTATGCGCTATCtggtgatggggctggagagacctTTCGGCTGGAGACACGTCCTGGTCCTGGTGGAGCTCCAGTACCTGAGCTGGTGATTGCCGGGGAACTGGACCGGGAGAACCGCTCACACTACATGTTGCAGCTGGAAGCCTACGATGGTGGCTCACCTCCGCGGAGAGCACAGGCCCTGCTAGATGTGACACTTCTGGATATCAATGACCATGCCCCAGCTTTCAATCAAAGCCGATACCATGCTGTGGTATCTGAGAGTCTGGCCCCTGGAAGTCCTGTTTTGCAGGTGTTTGCttctgatgctgatgctggtgcCAACGGAGCTGTGACTTATGAGATCAACAGGAGACAGAGTGAAGGTGATGGACCCTTCTCCATTGATGCACACACAGGGTTTCTGAGGCTGGAGCGCCCACTGGACTTTGAACAAAGGCGAGTTCATGAACTGGTGGTACAGGCACGGGATGGTGGGGCTCACCCAGAGCTTGGTTCAGCCTTTGTGACAGTGCATGTGCGAGATGCAAATGACAATCAGCCGTCCATGACTGtcatcttcctgagtgctgatgGCTCCCCCCGAGTGTctgaggctgccccacctggacAGCTTGTTGCTCGAATCTCTGTGTCAGATCCAGATGATGGTGACTTCGCCCACGTCAATGTGTCCCTGGAAGGTGGAGAGGGCCACTTTGCTCTGAGCACCCAAGACAGTGTCATCTATCTGGTGTGTGTGGCTCGAAGGCTGGATCGGGAGGAGAGAGATGTCTATAACTTGCGAGTCACAGCCACGGACTCAGGCTCACCCCCACTTCGGGCCGAAGCTGCTTTTGTGCTACATGTCACTGATGTCAATGACAATGCACCTGCTTTTGACCACCAGCTCTACCGACCTGAGCCTCTGCCTGAAGTTGCATTGCCTGGCAGCTTCGTGGTACGGGTGACTGCCCGGGATCCTGACCAAGGCACCAATGGTCAGGTCACCTACAGTCTGGCTCCTGGCACTCACACTCACTGGTTCTCCATTGATCCCACTTCAGGCATCATCACCACAGCTGCCACACTGGACTATGAACTAGAGCCTCAGCCACAGCTTATTGTGGTGGCCACAGATGGGGGCCTGCCTCCTTTAGTCTCCTCAGCCACAGTTAGTGTGGCCTTACAAGATGTGAATGACAATGAgccccagttccagaggacttTCTACAATGCCTCGCTGCCTGAAGGtacccagcctggaacctgtttCCTGCAG GTAACAGCTACAGATGCGGACAGTGGCCCATTTGGCCTCCTCTCCTATTCCTTGGGTGCTGGGCTTGGAGCTTCTGGACCCCCCCCATTCCGCATTGACGCCCACAGTGGTGATGTGTGTACCACCCGGACCCTGGACCGTGATCAGGGACCTTCAAGCTTTGACTTCACGGTGACAGCTATCGATGGG GGAGGCCTCAAGTCCATGGTGTACGTGAAGGTATTTGTGGCAGATGAGAATGACAACCCACCTCAGTTTTATCCACGGGAGTATGCTGCCAGTCTGAGTGCTCAGAGTACACCAGGCACAGCTGTGCTGAGGGTGCATGCCCATGACCCTGACCAGGGACCCCATGGGCGGCTTTCCTACCATATCCTGGCTGGCAACAGTCCCCCACTCTTTGCATTGGATGCACACTCAG ggCTGTTGACAGTAGCCTGGCCCTTAGGCAGACGGGCTAATTCTGTGGTGCAGCTGGAGATCGGGGCTCAGGATGGAGGTGGTCTACAAGCAGAACCCATTGCCCGAGTCAACATCAGCATTGTGCCTGGGACCCCCACACCACCTATATTTGAGCAACTACAGTATGTTTTTTCAGTGCCAGAAGATGTGGCACCCGGCACCAGTGTGGGCATAGTCCAGGCACACAACCCACCAG gTCGCTTAGGGCCTGTGACCCTCACCCTATCAGGTGGGGACCCCCGAGGGCTCTTCTCCCTAGATTCACCCTCAGGGCTATTAAAAACACTTCGCCCTCTAGACCGGGAGCTCCTGGGACCTGTCCTAGAGCTAGAAGTTCGAGCAGGCAGTGGAACCCCACCAGTGTTTGCTCTGGCTCGGATCCGTGTGCTGCTGGATGATGTGAATGATAACTCTCCTGCCTTCCCTGCACCTGAAGACACTGTACTGTTGCCACAAAACACTGCTCCAGGGACTCCCGTCTATACACTGCGCGCTCTAGACCCTGACTCAGGAGCTAACAGTAGAATCACCTTTAATCTACTTGCTGGGGGTGATGGATTGTTCACTGTGGATCCCACCACAGGCCATGTCCGGCTCATGGGACCTCTGGGGACTCCTGGGGGACCAGCCCATGAGTTGGAGGTGGAGGCCCGGGATGGAGGCTCCCCACCACGCACCAGCCACTTCCGACTTCGTGTGGTGATACAGGATTTGGGAATCCATGGGCTGGCTCCACGATTTGATAGCCCTACCTACCGTGTGGACTTACCTTCGGGCACTACCACCGGAACTCAGATCTTGCAAGTGCAGGCCCAGGCACCAGATGGGAGCCCTGTCACTTACCATCTTGCAGCAGATGGAGCCAGTAACCCCTTTGGCCTGGAGTCACAGAGTGGGTGGCTGTGGGTACGGACAGCACTAGACCGTGAGTCCCAGGAGTTATACACATTGAAGGTGATGGCTGTATCCGGTTCCAAAGCTGAACTGGGGCAACAGACAGGCACAGCCACAGTGAGGGTCATTATCCTCAACCAAAATGACCACAGTCCCCGCTTGTCTGAAGAGCCCACCTTTCTGGCTGTAGCAGAGAATCAACCCCCAGGGACCAGTGTAGGCCGAGTCTTTGCCACTGACAGAGACTCAGGTCCTAATGGGCGTCTGACCTACAGCCTTCAACAGCTTTCAGAAGACAGCAAGGCCTTCCGCATCCACCCCCAGACTG GAGAAGTGACTACACTCCAAACCCTGGACCGAGAGCAGCAGAGCAGCTTCCAGCTCCTGGTGCAAGTGCAGGATGGGGGTAGTCCACCTCGCAGTGCCACAGGCACTGTGCATGTCGCAGTGCTCGACCTCAATGACAACAGTCCCACCTTCCTGCAGGCTTCAGGGGCTGCTGGTGGGGGCCTCCCTATACAG GTACCAGATCGAGTGCCTCCAGGAACATTGGTGACAACTCTACAGGCCAAAGATCCAGATGAGGGGGAGAATGGGACCATCCTATACACCCTAACTG GTCCTGGCTCTGAGctcttttctctgcatcctcacacCGGGGAGCTGCACACAGCAGCATCCCTGGTTAGAGCTGAGAGGCCTCACTATGTACTAACTCTAAGTGCTCACGACCAGGGCAGCCCCCCTCGAAGTGCCAGCCTCCAACTGCTCGTGCAG GTACTTCCCTCAACTCGTATGGTGGAGTCACCAGATCTCATAGAAGCTGACTCGGCGGCAACAGTGCCTGTAGTACTTACAGTGACAGCAGCTGAGGGGCTTCGACCTGGATCCCTGTTGGGTTCGGTGGCCCCTCAGGAGCCAGCTAGTGTGGGCGTACTCACCTATACTCTGGTTGGTGGCGCGGACCCTGAGGGCACCTTCGCGCTGGACTCAACCTCCGGTCGCCTGTACTTGGCGCGTCCCTTGGACTTCGAGGCTGGGCCAGCCTGGCGCGCGCTCACTGTGCGCGCCGAGGGGCCGGGAGGCGCAGGCGCGCGGCTGTTGAGAGTGCAGGTGCGTGTTCAGGACGAGAACGAGCACGCGCCAACTTTTGCGCGCGACCCCTTGGCACTGGCGCTACCAGAGAACCCCGACCCTGGTGCCACGCTATACACTTTCCGCGCATCAGATGCCGATGGCCCAGGTCCCAACAGTGAGGTGCGATACCGCCTGCTGAGGCAGGAGCCCCCGGTGCCCGCCCTGCGCTTGGACGCGCGCACTGGGGCGCTCAGCGCTCCTCGTGGTCTGGATCGAGAGACCACACCTGCGCTGTTACTGCTCGTGGAAGCCACCGACCGGCCAGCCAATGCCAGCCGCCGCAGGGCAGCGCGCGTTTCGGCGCGCGTCTTTGTCACGGATGAAAATGACAACGCCCCGGTCTTCGCCTCCCCATCACGGGTGCGCCTCCCAGAGGATCAGCCCCCTGGGCCCGCAGCACTGCACGTGGTAGCTCGGGATCCAGACCTAGGGGAGGCTGCCCGGGTGTCCTATCGCCTTGCGGCTGGAGGGGACGGCCACTTCCGGCTACACGCGACCACTG GAGCGCTGTCCGTGGTGCGGCCTTTGGACCGTGAACAGCGAGATGAGCATGTACTGACAGTGGTGGCCTTGGACCATGGCTCCCCTCCACGTTCATCCACTCAGCTCCTGACTGTCAGTGTTGTTGACGTCAACGACGAGGCACCGGCTTTCCCTCAGCAGGAGTACAACGTCATCCTTCGTGAGAACAGTCCCGCTGGCACTTCTCTGCTCACTCTGAAGGCAACTGACCCTGACCTTG GGGCCAATGGGCAAGTGACTTATGGGGGTGTCTCTGGCGAGAGCTTCTCTCTGGACCCAAACACTGGAGTTCTTACGACTCTGAGGGCTCTGGAccgggaggagcaggaggagatcTATTTGACAG TATATGCCCGGGATAGAGGCTTGCCACCCCTGTTAACGCACATCACAGTGCGAGTGACTGTGGAAGATGAAAATGACCATACTCCAACTTTTGGGAACACCCACCTCTCCCTGGAAGTGCCTGAAGGCCAGGACCCCCAAACCCTAACCACACTAAGAGCCTCTGATCCAGATGGGGGACTCAATGGACAGCTACAGTACCGCATCCTTG ATGGGGACCCTTCAGGAGCCTTTGCACTAGATCTCACTTCTGGGGAGTTTGGCACCATGAGGCCACTAGACCGGGAGGTAGAGCCAGCATTCCAGCTGCAGATAGAGGCCAGAGATGGAGGCCAGCCAGCCCTCAGTGCCACCTTGCTTGTGACAGTGACAGTGCTGGATGCCAATGACCATGCACCAGTCTTTCCTGTGCCTTCTTATTCTGTGGAGGTGCCTGAGGATGCACCGGTAGGGACCCTACTGCTGCAGCTACAGGCTCATGACCCGGATGATGGGGACAATGGCCGTGTGATGTACTACCTGGGTGCAGGTACAGCGGGGGCCTTCCTGCTGGAGCCTACCTCTGGGGAACTGAGCACAGCTACAGCCTTGGACAGAGAACACTGTGCCAGCTATGCCTTTTCTGTGACCGCAGTGGATGGTGCAGCTGCTGGGCCTCTGAGCACCACAGTACCAATCACCATCACAGTGCGAGATGTCAATGATCATGCACCCGCTTTCCCCACGAGTCCTCTCCGCCTACGCCTACCCCGCCCAGGTCCGAGCCTCAACAAACCAACCCTGGCTCTGGCCACACTTCGAGCTGAAGATCGAGATGCTGGTGCCAATGCCTCCATTCTATACCGGCTGGCGGGCACACCACCACCTGGCACCACTGTGGACTCTTACACTGGAGAAATCCGTGTGGCTAGATCCCCTGTGGCTCTTGGACCCCGGGATCGTGTCCTCTTCATTGTAGCTACTGACCTTGGACGCCCAGCTCGCTCTGCCACTGGCGTGGTCATTGTTGGAATACAGGGAGAGCCTGAGCGTGGACCCCGCTTTCCCAGAGCTAGTAATGAGGCTGTGCTCCGTGAAAATGCACCACCAG GGACTCCAGTTATCTCCCCAAAGGCTGTCCATTCAGGAGGTTCAAATGGACCAATTACTTATAGCATTCTCAGTGGGAATGAGAGAGGGATATTCTCCATCCAACCTAGCACAG GAGCCATCACAGTTCGCTCAGCAGAGGGTCTTGACTTTGAAACAAGCCCACGGCTGCGGCTGGTGCTACAGGCAGAGAGTGGAGGAGCCTTTGCTTTCTCAGTGCTGACCCTGACCCTTCAAGATGCCAATGACAACGCTCCCCGTTTCCTGCGGCCTCACTATGTGGCTTTCCTGCCAGAGTCTCGACCCTTGGAGGGGCCCCTGCTGCAG GTGGAAGCCGATGACCTGGACCAAGGCTCTGGAGGACAGATCTCCTACAGTCTGGCTGCATCCCAGCCAGCACGGGGCTTGTTCCATGTAGACCCAGCCACAGGCACTATCACTACCACAGCCATCCTGGACCGGGAAATCTGGGCAGAAACACG GCTGGTACTGATGGCCACAGACAGAGGAAGCCCAGCACTGGTGGGCTCAGCTACCCTGACAGTGATGGTCATCGATACCAATGACAATCGTCCCACCATCCCCCAGCCCTGGGAGCTCCGAGTATCAGAAG ATGCACTGTTGGGCTCAGAGATCGCACAGGTGACTGGGAATGATGTGGACTCTGGACCAGTGCTATGGTATGTGCTGAGCCCATCGGGGCCTCAGGATCCCTTCAGTATTGGCCGGTATGGAGGACGTGTCTCCCTCACGGGCCCCCTGGACTTTGAGCAGTGTGACCACTACCACCTACAGCTGCTGGCACATGATGGGCCTCATGAGGGCCATGCCAACCTCACAGTGCTTGTGGAAGATGTCAATGACAATGTACCTACCTTCTCACAAAGCCTCTACCAG GTAATGATGTTGGAGCACACCCCTCCGGGCAGCGCCATTCTCTCCGTCTCTGCCACGGACAGAGACTCGGGTGCCAATGGTCACATATCTTACCATCTGGCTTCCCCTGCTGAGGGCTTCCGTGTCGACCCTAACAATG GAACTCTTTTCACAACAGTAGGAGCAATGGCCTTGGGTCATGAGGGGCCAGGAGTGGTGGATGTGGTACTGGAAGCCCGAGACCATGGGGCTCCGGGTCGGACAGCACAGGCCACGGTGCATGTGCAGCTGAAGGACCAGAATGACCATGCCCCAAGCTTCACATTGCCACACTACCGTGTTGCTGTGTCTGAAGATTTGCCCCCTGGTTCCACCCTGCTCACCCTGGAGGCCACAGATGCTGATGGAAGCCGCATCCATGCTACTGTGGACTACAGCATCATCAGTGGCAATCGGGGCCGAGTTTTCCAGCTGGAACCCCGTCTGGCTGAGGTCGGGGACGGTGTTGGGCCAGGTCCCCAAGCATTGGGCTGCCTAGTGTTGCTTGAACCTCTAGACTTTGAAAGCCTGACACAGTACAATTTAACTGTGGCTGCAGCTGATCGGGGACAGCCACCCCGCAGTTCAGCCGTGCCAGTGACTGTCACTGTGCTGGATGTCAATGACAACCCACCCGTCTTTAACCGAGCATCCTACCGTGTGACAGTACCCGAGGACATGCCTGTTGGAGCTGAGCTATTGCATGTGGAGGCCTCTGATGCTGACCCTGGACCTCATGGCCTTGTGCATTTCACTCTTAGTTCAGGTGACCCTCTGGGCCTCTTTGAGCTGGATGAGAACTCGGGTGCCTTGAGGCTGTCCCGCCCTCTGGACTGTGAAATCCAGGCTCAACACCAGCTTGTGGTGCAGGCAGCTGACCCTGCTGGAACACACTTTGCTTTGGTACCAGTGACAGTTGAGGTCCAGGATGTGAATGACCATGGTCCAGCCTTCCCATTGAGCCTGCTCAGCACTAGCCTTGCTGAGAATCAGCCTCCAGGCACTCTTGTGACCACACTACACGCGATTGATGGGGATGCTGGGACTTTTGGTAGACTCCGATATAGCCTGTTGGAGGCAGTGCCAGGGCCTGAGGGTCGTGAGGCATTTTCACTGAACAGCTCAACAGGGGAATTGCGGGCACGGGTGCCTTTTGACTATGAGCACACAGGAAGCTTCCGTCTACTAGTGGGTGCTGCCGATGCTGGGAAtctctcagcctctgtcactgtgtcAGTACTGATTACTGGAGAAGATGAATATGACCCTGTATTCTTGGCTCCGTCTTTCCATTTCCAAGTGCCAGAAGGTGCCCAGCGAGGCCACAGCTTGGGTCACGTGCAGGCCACAGATGAGGATGGAGGTGCTGATGGTCTGGTGCTCTACTCGCTGGCTACCTCTTCCCCCTATTTTGGTATCAACCAGACAACAGGTGCTTTGTACTTGCGAGTGGACAGTCGCGCACCAGGAAGTGGAACAACcacctctgggggtgggggccgAACCCGACGTGAAGCACCTCGGGAGTTAAGGCTAGAGGTAGTAGCAAGAGGGCCTCTGCCTGGATCCCGGAGTGCCACAGTACCTGTGACTGTGGATATTACCCACACTGCTCTAGGCCTGGCACCTGACCTCAACTTGCTATTGGTTGGGGCTGTGGCAGCCTCCTTGGGAGTTGTGGTGGTGCTTGCCCTGGCAGCTCTGGTCCTGGGCCTTGTTCGGGCGCGAAGCCGCAAGGCTGAGGCAGCCCCTGGCCCGATGTCACAGACAGCACCCATAGCCAGTAGCTCTTTACAGAAACTGGGTCGGGAACCCCCCAGTCCACCACCCTCTGAACATCTGTATCATCAGACTCTCCCCAGCTACGGTGGGCCAGGAGCTGGAGGTCCCTACCCTCGTGGCGGCTCCCTGGACCCTTCACATTCAAGTGGCAGAGGCTCAGCAGAGGCTGCAGAGGATGACGAGATCCGCATGATCAATGAGTTTCCCCGAGTGGCCAGTGTAGCCTCCTCCCTGGCTGCTCGAGGCCCTGACTCTGGCATCCAGCAGGATGCGGATGGATTGAGTGACACGTCTTGTGAGCCTCCTGCCCCTGACACCTGGTACAAGGGCAGAAAGGCAGGGTTGCTGCTGCCAGGCGCAGGAGCCACTCTGTACCGAGAGGAGGGGCCTCCAGCCACTGCTACAGCCTTCCTGGGGGGCTGTGGCCTGAGCCCTGCACCCGCTGGGGACTATGGCTTCCCAGCAGACGGGAAGCCGTGTGTAGCTGGAGCACTGACGGCCATCGTGGCTGGTGAGGAAGAGCTCCGTGGCAGCTATAACTGGGACTATCTGTTGAGCTGGTGCCCTCAGTTCCAGCCTCTGGCCAGTGTCTTCACAGAAATTGCTCGGCTCAAGGATGAAGCTCGTCCGTGTCCTCCAGCTCCCCGTATTGACCCACCACCCCTCATCACTGCTGTGGCACACCCAGGAGCCAAGTCTGTTCCCCCAAAGCCTGCAAGCACAGCTGTAGCCCGGGCCATCTTCCCACCAGCCTCTCACCGTTCCCCTATCAGCCATGAAGGCTCCCTCTCCTCAGCTGCCATGTCCCCCAGCTTCTCACCCTCACTGTCTCCTTTGGCTGCTCGCTCTCCCGTTGTCTCACCGTTCGGGGTAGCCCAGGGCCCCTCAGCTTCAGCACTCAGCACAGAGTCTGGCCTGGAGCCTCCGGATGACACAGAGCTGCGCATCTAG